In one window of Pseudomonas sp. IAC-BECa141 DNA:
- a CDS encoding DMT family transporter, which produces MSPVDIFRMLSLAAIWGASFLFMRIIAPAIGTVPTGFFRVSIAAVGLLVILGLMRISWDFKGKLKTVMLLGVINSGLPATMYSVAAQVLPAGYSAIFNATTPLMGVLIGGLFFSEKLTLAKLAGVFLGLLGVGVLTRAGPVAFDLHLLMGAVACLLATTCYGFAGFLARRWLDQAGGLDSRLSALGSMLGATLFLLPLFGYSVITAPPVSWGGWNVWLSLLGLGLGCTAFAYIIYFRLLSSIGPVKSMTVTFMIPPFGVLWGALFLDEPLSMAHVYGGVLIAVALWLVLKPAAVKSAEIATR; this is translated from the coding sequence GTGAGCCCTGTCGATATTTTCCGCATGTTGTCGCTGGCTGCCATCTGGGGCGCAAGCTTCCTGTTCATGCGCATCATCGCTCCCGCGATCGGTACGGTTCCGACCGGATTCTTCCGCGTTTCGATTGCCGCCGTCGGCCTGCTGGTGATCCTCGGTCTGATGCGCATCAGCTGGGATTTCAAAGGCAAACTCAAGACCGTGATGCTGCTGGGTGTTATCAACTCGGGCCTCCCGGCAACCATGTACTCCGTCGCCGCTCAGGTTCTGCCCGCCGGGTATTCGGCGATCTTCAACGCCACCACGCCATTGATGGGGGTGTTGATCGGCGGATTGTTCTTCAGTGAAAAACTCACGCTGGCCAAACTCGCCGGCGTGTTCCTCGGTCTGCTCGGGGTGGGCGTGCTGACCCGCGCCGGCCCGGTCGCGTTCGATCTGCACCTGCTGATGGGCGCGGTGGCCTGCCTGCTCGCAACGACCTGCTATGGCTTCGCCGGGTTCCTTGCCCGACGCTGGCTGGATCAGGCCGGCGGGCTCGACAGTCGTCTGTCGGCGCTGGGCAGCATGCTCGGTGCGACCCTGTTTCTGTTGCCGCTGTTCGGTTACAGCGTCATCACTGCGCCGCCGGTGAGCTGGGGTGGCTGGAATGTCTGGCTGTCGCTGCTGGGCCTGGGTCTGGGCTGCACGGCGTTTGCCTACATCATTTACTTCCGCCTGCTGAGTTCCATCGGGCCGGTGAAGTCGATGACCGTGACCTTCATGATTCCGCCGTTCGGCGTGTTGTGGGGGGCGCTGTTTCTCGATGAACCGCTGTCGATGGCCCACGTGTATGGCGGGGTGTTGATCGCGGTTGCGCTGTGGCTGGTGTTGAAACCCGCGGCGGTGAAGTCGGCAGAAATCGCCACCCGCTGA
- a CDS encoding aspartyl/asparaginyl beta-hydroxylase domain-containing protein → MTFSLAAKVSVLLLFVGSILYVHLRGKARLPVLRQFVNHSALFAPYNALMYLFSGVPSKPYLDRSKFPELDVLRDNWETIRDEAMHLFDEGYIRAAEKNNDAGFGSFFKKGWKRFYLKWYDKPLPSAETLCPKTVALVSAIPNVKGAMFALLPGGSHLNPHRDPFAGSLRYHLGLSTPNSDDCRIFVDGQVYAWRDGEDVMFDETYVHWVKNETEQTRVILFCDIERPLSNRLMTRINRFISAWLGRATAPQNLDDERVGGINQAYAWSKNFSDKFSGKVKQWKRRNPKAYRVMRPVLAVVVLTLLGYWLFG, encoded by the coding sequence ATGACCTTTTCGTTAGCCGCCAAGGTGTCGGTGTTGCTGCTGTTTGTGGGCAGCATCCTCTACGTGCATTTGCGCGGCAAGGCGCGTTTGCCGGTGCTGCGTCAGTTCGTCAACCATTCGGCGCTGTTCGCACCCTACAACGCCTTGATGTACCTGTTCTCGGGCGTGCCATCCAAACCGTATCTGGATCGCAGCAAGTTTCCGGAACTGGACGTGTTGCGCGATAACTGGGAGACCATTCGCGACGAGGCCATGCACTTGTTCGACGAGGGCTATATTCGCGCCGCCGAGAAGAACAACGATGCCGGTTTTGGTTCGTTCTTCAAGAAGGGCTGGAAGCGTTTCTACCTCAAGTGGTACGACAAACCGCTGCCATCGGCCGAAACCCTGTGCCCGAAAACCGTGGCGCTGGTCAGTGCCATCCCCAACGTCAAAGGCGCGATGTTTGCGTTGTTGCCGGGGGGCAGTCATTTGAACCCGCACCGCGATCCGTTCGCCGGTTCCCTGCGTTATCACCTGGGCCTGTCGACGCCGAACTCCGACGATTGCCGGATTTTTGTCGACGGTCAGGTCTACGCCTGGCGCGACGGTGAAGACGTGATGTTCGACGAAACCTACGTGCACTGGGTCAAGAACGAAACCGAACAGACCCGGGTGATCCTGTTCTGCGACATCGAACGTCCGCTGAGCAATCGTCTCATGACCCGCATCAACCGCTTCATCAGCGCCTGGCTGGGCCGTGCCACGGCACCGCAGAACCTCGACGACGAGCGCGTCGGCGGGATCAATCAGGCTTACGCGTGGAGCAAGAACTTCAGCGACAAGTTCAGCGGTAAGGTCAAACAGTGGAAACGCCGCAATCCAAAGGCCTACCGCGTGATGCGGCCGGTGCTGGCGGTGGTGGTGCTGACGTTGCTGGGGTATTGGCTGTTTGGTTGA
- the cysK gene encoding cysteine synthase A — protein MSRIFADNAHSIGNTPLVQINRIAPRGVTILAKIEGRNPGYSVKCRIGANMIWDAESSGKLKPGMTIVEPTSGNTGIGLAFVAAARGYKLLLTMPASMSIERRKVLKALGAELVLTEPAKGMKGAIEKAAEIVASDAGKYFMPAQFDNPANPAIHEKTTGPEIWNDTDGAVDVLVAGVGTGGTITGVSRYIKNTAGKPILSVAVEPVSSPVITQALAGEEIKPSPHKIQGIGAGFVPKNLDLSMVDRVELVTDEESKAMALRLMQEEGILCGISCGAAMSVAVRLAETPEMQGKTIVVVLPDSGERYLSSMLFSDLFTDQENQQ, from the coding sequence ATGAGCCGTATTTTTGCTGACAACGCCCATTCCATCGGTAACACGCCGCTGGTGCAGATCAACCGCATCGCGCCCCGTGGCGTGACCATTCTGGCCAAGATCGAAGGTCGCAACCCGGGCTACTCGGTCAAGTGCCGGATCGGCGCCAACATGATCTGGGACGCCGAAAGCAGCGGCAAACTCAAGCCGGGCATGACCATCGTCGAGCCGACCTCCGGCAATACCGGCATCGGTCTGGCTTTCGTGGCTGCCGCTCGTGGTTACAAATTGCTGCTGACCATGCCGGCCTCGATGAGCATCGAGCGACGCAAGGTGCTCAAGGCGCTGGGCGCCGAGCTGGTGTTGACCGAGCCCGCCAAGGGCATGAAGGGTGCCATCGAAAAGGCCGCGGAGATCGTTGCCAGCGATGCGGGCAAATATTTCATGCCGGCCCAGTTCGACAACCCGGCCAACCCGGCCATCCACGAAAAAACCACCGGCCCGGAAATCTGGAACGACACCGATGGCGCCGTTGATGTGCTGGTGGCGGGCGTCGGTACCGGCGGAACCATTACTGGTGTGTCGCGGTATATCAAGAATACGGCGGGCAAACCGATTCTGTCGGTGGCAGTGGAACCGGTGTCTTCTCCGGTGATCACCCAGGCGCTGGCAGGCGAAGAAATCAAGCCGAGCCCACACAAGATTCAGGGCATCGGTGCCGGCTTTGTGCCGAAGAACCTTGATCTGTCGATGGTTGACCGGGTCGAGCTGGTGACCGATGAGGAGTCCAAGGCCATGGCCCTGCGCCTGATGCAGGAAGAGGGGATCCTGTGCGGGATTTCCTGCGGTGCGGCCATGTCGGTGGCGGTGCGCCTGGCGGAAACCCCGGAAATGCAGGGCAAGACCATTGTCGTGGTGCTGCCCGATTCCGGTGAACGCTATCTGTCGAGCATGTTGTTCAGTGATCTGTTCACCGATCAGGAAAACCAGCAGTAA
- a CDS encoding DMT family transporter, whose translation MFVLSKKSALAAASTSLFVLLWSSGAIFSKWGLAHASPFAFLLMRFVIALCGLVLLVPLLKLKLPKGGKPMLYAMATGVVLLGAYQIFYLLALDLKVTPGVMATIMGVQPILTVVIMERQRSVSRMFGLALGLAGLIMVVYQGIGLAGMSLAGMLFGLLALASMTFGSIMQKRITDNPLGTLPVQYLAGLLLCGIFVPFQPFHFEHSAGFIVPVLWMGLVVSVLATLLLYRLIARGNLVNVTSLFYLVPAVTAVMDYLIFGNRLAALSVLGMLLIIVGLVFVFRKSA comes from the coding sequence ATGTTTGTCCTTTCGAAAAAGTCCGCGCTCGCGGCCGCGTCCACGAGCCTGTTCGTTCTGCTGTGGAGCAGCGGGGCGATCTTCTCCAAATGGGGCCTGGCTCACGCTTCACCGTTTGCCTTTCTGCTGATGCGTTTTGTGATTGCGCTGTGCGGACTGGTGCTGTTGGTGCCGTTGCTCAAGTTGAAGTTGCCCAAGGGCGGCAAGCCGATGCTGTACGCGATGGCCACCGGCGTGGTGCTGTTGGGTGCCTATCAGATCTTCTATTTGCTGGCGCTGGACCTGAAGGTCACCCCCGGCGTGATGGCGACCATCATGGGCGTGCAGCCGATCCTAACGGTGGTGATCATGGAGCGGCAGCGCTCGGTGAGCCGGATGTTCGGTCTGGCACTGGGATTGGCCGGTCTGATCATGGTGGTTTATCAAGGCATCGGCCTGGCCGGCATGTCGCTGGCGGGGATGCTGTTCGGTCTGCTCGCGCTGGCAAGCATGACCTTCGGCTCGATCATGCAGAAACGCATCACCGACAATCCCCTCGGTACGCTGCCGGTGCAGTACCTGGCCGGTCTGCTGCTGTGCGGGATATTCGTGCCGTTCCAGCCATTTCACTTCGAGCACAGCGCCGGTTTCATCGTGCCGGTGTTGTGGATGGGACTGGTGGTGTCCGTGCTGGCGACGTTGCTGCTGTACCGGCTGATCGCCCGGGGCAATCTGGTGAATGTCACCAGTCTGTTCTATCTGGTGCCGGCCGTGACGGCGGTGATGGATTACCTGATTTTCGGTAATCGCCTGGCCGCGTTAAGCGTACTGGGGATGCTGTTGATCATCGTCGGTCTGGTGTTCGTGTTCCGTAAATCGGCTTAA
- a CDS encoding vWA domain-containing protein produces MLLNLFNEMRAAKVPVSVRELLDLINALKQRVTFADMDEFYYLSRAILVKDERHFDKFDRAFGAYFNGLEKLDDHLQALIPEDWLRKEFERSLTDEERAQIQSLGGLDKLIEEFKKRLEEQKERHAGGNKWIGTGGTSPFGSGGFNPEGIRVGDAGKRQGKAVKVWDQREYKNLDDSVELGTRNIKVALRRLRKFARQGAAEELDIDGTIDHTAKDAGLLNIQMRPERRNTVKLLLLFDIGGSMDAHVKICEELFSACKTEFKHLEYFYFHNFIYESVWKNNMRRTSERTSTQDLLHKYGADYKVIFIGDAAMAPYEITQAGGSVEHWNEEPGYVWMQRFMEKYKKLIWINPYPKDTWGYTSSTNIVRDLIEDQMYPLTLRGLEEGMRFLSK; encoded by the coding sequence ATGTTGCTCAACCTGTTCAATGAAATGCGTGCAGCCAAGGTGCCGGTGTCGGTGCGCGAGTTGCTCGACCTGATCAACGCGTTGAAACAGCGCGTGACCTTCGCTGACATGGACGAGTTCTACTACTTGTCCCGGGCGATCCTGGTGAAGGACGAACGGCATTTCGACAAGTTCGACCGCGCGTTCGGTGCCTACTTCAATGGCCTGGAAAAGCTCGACGATCACTTGCAGGCGCTGATCCCCGAAGACTGGCTGCGCAAGGAGTTCGAGCGCTCGCTGACCGACGAGGAACGCGCGCAGATCCAGTCCCTCGGCGGTCTGGACAAGCTGATCGAAGAGTTCAAGAAACGCCTGGAAGAACAGAAGGAGCGCCACGCCGGCGGCAACAAATGGATCGGCACCGGCGGCACCAGTCCGTTCGGCTCCGGCGGTTTCAACCCGGAAGGCATCCGGGTCGGCGATGCCGGCAAGCGCCAGGGCAAAGCGGTGAAAGTCTGGGATCAACGCGAGTACAAAAACCTCGACGACTCTGTGGAGCTGGGTACCCGCAACATCAAGGTCGCCCTGCGCCGCCTGCGCAAATTCGCTCGCCAGGGCGCAGCGGAAGAGCTGGATATCGACGGCACCATCGACCACACCGCCAAGGACGCCGGCCTGCTGAACATCCAGATGCGCCCGGAACGGCGCAACACGGTGAAGCTGTTGCTGCTGTTCGACATCGGCGGTTCGATGGACGCCCACGTGAAGATCTGCGAGGAACTGTTCTCGGCCTGCAAGACCGAGTTCAAGCACCTGGAGTATTTCTACTTCCACAACTTCATTTATGAATCGGTCTGGAAGAACAACATGCGCCGCACCTCCGAGCGCACGTCGACCCAGGATCTGCTGCACAAGTACGGTGCCGACTACAAAGTGATCTTCATCGGTGACGCCGCGATGGCACCCTATGAAATCACCCAGGCCGGCGGCAGCGTCGAGCACTGGAACGAAGAGCCGGGTTACGTGTGGATGCAGCGCTTCATGGAGAAGTACAAGAAGCTCATCTGGATCAATCCTTATCCGAAAGATACGTGGGGCTACACATCGTCGACCAATATCGTTCGGGACTTGATCGAGGATCAGATGTATCCGCTGACGTTGCGCGGTCTGGAAGAAGGGATGCGGTTTTTGTCCAAATAA
- a CDS encoding AAA family ATPase, translating into MKFEGTQAYVATDDLKLAVNAAITLERPLLVKGEPGTGKTMLAEQLAESFGAKLITWHIKSTTKAHQGLYEYDAVSRLRDSQLGNEKVHDVRNYLKKGKLWEAFESEERVILLIDEIDKADIEFPNDLLQELDKMEFYVYEIDETIKAKKRPIIIITSNNEKELPDAFLRRCFFHYIAFPDRTTLQKIVDVHYPDIKKDLVSEALDVFFDVRKVPGLKKKPSTSELVDWLKLLMADNIGEAVLRERDPTKAIPPLAGALVKNEQDVQLLERLAFMSRRGTR; encoded by the coding sequence ATGAAGTTCGAAGGCACCCAGGCCTACGTCGCCACCGATGACCTGAAGCTGGCGGTCAACGCCGCCATCACCCTGGAGCGGCCGCTGCTGGTCAAGGGCGAACCGGGCACCGGCAAGACCATGCTCGCCGAGCAACTGGCCGAATCGTTCGGCGCCAAGCTGATCACCTGGCACATCAAATCCACCACCAAGGCCCATCAGGGTCTGTACGAGTACGATGCGGTCAGCCGTCTGCGCGACTCGCAACTGGGCAATGAAAAAGTCCACGACGTGCGCAACTACCTGAAGAAGGGCAAGCTTTGGGAAGCGTTCGAGTCCGAAGAACGCGTCATTCTGCTGATCGACGAAATCGACAAGGCCGACATCGAGTTCCCCAACGACCTGCTGCAAGAACTCGACAAGATGGAGTTCTACGTTTACGAGATCGACGAGACCATCAAAGCCAAGAAGCGTCCGATCATCATCATTACCTCCAACAACGAGAAAGAGCTGCCGGACGCGTTCCTGCGCCGCTGCTTCTTCCACTACATCGCCTTCCCCGACCGCACCACCCTGCAGAAAATCGTCGATGTTCACTACCCGGACATCAAGAAGGATCTGGTCAGCGAAGCGCTGGACGTGTTCTTCGACGTGCGCAAGGTGCCGGGCCTGAAGAAGAAGCCATCGACCTCCGAGCTGGTGGACTGGCTGAAACTGCTGATGGCCGACAACATCGGCGAAGCCGTGCTGCGCGAGCGCGATCCGACCAAAGCCATCCCGCCGCTGGCCGGTGCGCTGGTAAAGAACGAACAGGACGTGCAACTGCTTGAGCGCCTGGCGTTCATGAGCCGTCGCGGCACCCGCTAA
- the pxpB gene encoding 5-oxoprolinase subunit PxpB — protein MNPRVEVVALDCLMLRLFDEIAETNMPWMLAASERLRTVFGEKLIDLVPSYTTLMVHYDLTGLNPNQARELIAEALIDLSPDARTGGQRHVLPVWYDLSVGPELSLLSQRSGLSVEEVIRRHSAREYQVFALGFAPGFAFMGLVEEVLAAPRLNTPRKKVAAGSVGIAERQTAAYPVVSPGGWNLIGRTPAKLFDRERDGYSLMQPGDTVRFEAVSHAEFIRLGGDDTPLEALA, from the coding sequence ATGAATCCGCGGGTGGAAGTGGTGGCGCTGGATTGCCTGATGCTGCGCCTGTTCGATGAAATCGCCGAAACCAACATGCCGTGGATGCTCGCCGCCAGTGAGCGCTTACGCACAGTGTTCGGCGAAAAACTGATCGATCTGGTGCCCTCGTACACCACGTTGATGGTGCATTACGACCTGACCGGATTGAATCCGAATCAGGCTCGGGAGTTGATTGCCGAAGCCTTGATCGACCTGTCGCCGGATGCGCGCACCGGCGGCCAGCGTCATGTGCTGCCGGTCTGGTACGACCTGAGTGTCGGCCCGGAACTGAGCTTGCTGTCGCAACGCAGCGGTTTGTCGGTGGAAGAAGTGATTCGCCGTCACAGTGCTCGGGAATATCAGGTGTTCGCGCTCGGTTTTGCACCGGGGTTTGCCTTTATGGGGCTGGTGGAAGAAGTCCTCGCGGCACCGCGTCTGAACACCCCACGCAAGAAAGTCGCCGCCGGCAGCGTCGGCATTGCCGAACGGCAGACAGCGGCGTATCCGGTGGTGTCACCCGGTGGCTGGAACCTGATCGGTCGCACACCGGCAAAACTGTTCGACCGTGAGCGCGATGGCTACAGCCTGATGCAGCCCGGCGATACCGTGCGTTTCGAAGCAGTGAGCCACGCCGAATTCATCCGTCTTGGCGGTGACGACACGCCTCTGGAGGCCTTGGCATGA
- a CDS encoding DUF748 domain-containing protein: MKRRYRWPLWIFATLVVLLVALHIALPYLVRDYLNDKLANMGDYRGQITDVDLALWRGAYKINGLKIVKADGKVPVPFVDAPVIDLSVSWHSLWYDHAVVAQVKFFKPQVNFVDGGANKQSSQTGQGTDWREQLSKLLPITLDEVQINDGRISFRNFNSKPPVNMNATNVDASIYNLTNVVDKEGKRDASFEGKALLLGHAPLETSATFDPLSNFEDFEFRLRARDIELKRMNDFASAYGKFDFNAGHGDVVIEAAATNGQLKGYIKPLLRDVDVFNWQQDVENKNKGIFRSIWEALVGGTETVLKNQGKNQFATRVELSGSVHQQDISAFEAFLQILRNGFIQAFNARYERPKPDAG, encoded by the coding sequence ATGAAGCGTCGCTACCGTTGGCCATTGTGGATTTTCGCCACTCTCGTTGTATTACTGGTCGCCCTGCACATCGCCCTGCCCTACCTCGTGCGTGATTACTTGAATGACAAACTGGCCAACATGGGCGACTACCGCGGCCAGATCACCGACGTCGACCTGGCGCTCTGGCGCGGCGCGTACAAGATCAATGGCCTGAAAATCGTCAAGGCCGACGGCAAGGTACCGGTGCCATTCGTCGATGCGCCGGTTATCGACCTGTCTGTCAGTTGGCACTCGCTTTGGTATGACCATGCTGTCGTGGCGCAGGTGAAATTCTTCAAACCTCAGGTGAACTTCGTTGATGGCGGCGCCAACAAGCAGAGCTCCCAGACCGGTCAAGGCACCGACTGGCGCGAGCAGTTGAGCAAATTGCTGCCGATCACCCTCGACGAGGTGCAGATCAACGATGGCCGTATCAGCTTTCGCAACTTCAACTCCAAACCACCGGTAAACATGAATGCGACCAATGTCGACGCCAGCATTTACAACCTGACCAACGTGGTCGACAAGGAAGGCAAGCGTGACGCTAGCTTCGAAGGCAAAGCCCTGCTGTTGGGCCATGCGCCGCTGGAAACCAGCGCCACCTTCGACCCGTTGAGCAACTTCGAAGACTTCGAATTTCGCCTGCGGGCCCGGGACATCGAACTCAAGCGCATGAACGACTTCGCCTCGGCCTACGGCAAATTCGACTTCAACGCCGGCCACGGCGACGTGGTCATCGAAGCCGCCGCCACCAACGGCCAACTCAAGGGCTACATCAAACCGCTGCTGCGCGACGTCGACGTATTCAACTGGCAGCAGGATGTCGAGAACAAGAACAAGGGGATCTTCCGCTCAATCTGGGAAGCACTGGTCGGTGGCACCGAAACCGTGCTGAAAAACCAGGGCAAGAACCAGTTCGCCACCCGGGTCGAACTCAGCGGCAGCGTGCACCAGCAAGATATCAGCGCATTCGAAGCGTTTTTGCAGATTTTGCGCAATGGATTCATCCAGGCGTTCAATGCGCGGTATGAACGGCCGAAGCCGGATGCGGGTTAG
- a CDS encoding biotin-dependent carboxyltransferase family protein, whose translation MSRLTIEASTPLCLLQDAGRFGVRHLGVTQGGAADWRSMAWANWLLGNGLDLPVIEITLGGFTVVAEEDCLLALAGADLGAQIDGEALAPWRSFKLRKGQTLKFTQPLLGARAYLAAPGGFSAPKVLGSSATVVREELGGLDGFGLPLAKGASLSYQGETLLMREVPAQHLPDLRLDAPLDLVLGAQIGQFSGQSLFDAFNKAWTLDSRADRMGIRLLGTALQYQGKPMISEGIPLGAVQVPPDGQPIVLLNDRQTIGGYPRLGALTPLALARLAQCLPGAKVRLRPVVQEVAHREHVGYLKRFIDR comes from the coding sequence ATGAGCCGACTGACAATTGAGGCGAGTACGCCGCTGTGCCTGTTACAGGACGCCGGGCGGTTTGGCGTGCGCCATCTGGGCGTGACCCAGGGCGGCGCGGCGGACTGGCGGTCGATGGCCTGGGCCAACTGGCTGCTGGGCAACGGGCTGGATTTGCCGGTGATCGAAATCACCCTCGGCGGTTTTACGGTGGTGGCTGAAGAAGATTGCCTGCTGGCATTGGCGGGTGCCGATCTTGGCGCGCAGATCGACGGTGAGGCGTTGGCGCCGTGGCGCAGTTTCAAACTGCGCAAAGGGCAGACCTTGAAGTTCACCCAGCCGTTGCTGGGCGCGCGGGCCTATCTGGCGGCGCCCGGCGGTTTCAGTGCGCCGAAAGTGCTGGGTAGCAGTGCCACGGTGGTCCGTGAGGAACTGGGTGGTCTCGATGGTTTCGGCTTGCCATTGGCCAAGGGCGCCTCGCTGAGTTATCAGGGCGAAACCCTATTGATGCGTGAGGTTCCGGCACAGCATCTACCGGACCTGCGCCTCGACGCGCCGCTCGATCTGGTACTCGGCGCGCAGATCGGTCAGTTCAGCGGGCAGAGCCTGTTCGATGCATTCAACAAGGCCTGGACGCTGGACAGTCGCGCCGATCGCATGGGCATTCGCCTGTTGGGGACGGCGTTGCAGTATCAGGGCAAGCCGATGATTTCCGAGGGCATTCCGCTGGGCGCGGTGCAAGTGCCGCCGGATGGGCAGCCGATCGTGTTGCTCAATGACCGGCAGACCATTGGCGGTTATCCGCGACTGGGCGCGTTGACGCCGTTGGCACTGGCGCGTCTGGCACAGTGTCTGCCGGGAGCGAAGGTCAGGTTGCGCCCGGTGGTGCAGGAAGTGGCACATCGGGAACACGTCGGGTATCTGAAGCGCTTTATCGATCGCTGA
- a CDS encoding methyl-accepting chemotaxis protein — translation MSIRNLRIGLRASLCFAVLASLLVVVGLFGLGQMKTLRESAAVIEESWMPSIESIHDTAANIASIRLESLRLITSTQAAVRERSKGLLTVQRQELLKRLDDHKALITSDQEQTMLEGLSADTAKYLSILDQIIKQIDAGQNEQAYTRLNNELAPQGTVLDKTLEQMITLNQQGADAAAKSAAAMYQQALWIVATIIVIALIATLLLAWLLTRSITAPINQALNVARRIASGDLSGRIDSDGRDEAAQLLTALAEMQGNLRSTIRGISESAQQLASAAEEMSSVMEQSTRGLQQQNDQIEQAATAVTEMSTAVDEVAANAVSSAEASEASNEDSKHGHVQVSETISSIQELVSAVLGASEQAEGLATQAQDISKVLEVIRGIAGQTNLLALNAAIEAARAGEAGRGFAVVADEVRSLAQRTQNSTEEIELMISSIQQGTGATVDALQNSAEQASQTLRRANSAGHALEKITASISQINQRNLVIASAAEQQALVAREVDENLVTIRDLSTQTAAGATQTSAASQELSRLAVDLNGLVTRFVI, via the coding sequence ATGTCTATCCGGAATCTGCGTATCGGTTTGCGCGCCAGTTTGTGTTTTGCCGTTCTGGCCAGTCTGCTGGTGGTGGTCGGCCTGTTCGGGCTGGGCCAGATGAAAACCCTGCGCGAGAGCGCGGCGGTGATCGAGGAGTCGTGGATGCCCAGCATCGAAAGCATCCATGACACAGCGGCTAACATCGCCAGCATCCGTCTCGAATCCCTGCGCCTGATCACCAGCACTCAGGCGGCCGTTCGCGAACGCAGCAAGGGCCTGCTTACCGTGCAACGCCAGGAACTGCTCAAGCGCCTCGACGACCACAAAGCCCTGATCACCAGCGATCAGGAACAGACGATGCTGGAAGGTCTGAGCGCCGATACGGCCAAGTACTTGAGCATCCTCGACCAGATCATCAAACAGATCGACGCCGGACAGAACGAACAGGCCTACACGCGCCTGAACAATGAACTGGCGCCGCAGGGCACGGTGCTCGACAAAACCCTGGAGCAGATGATCACCCTCAATCAGCAGGGCGCGGATGCCGCGGCCAAGTCCGCAGCGGCGATGTATCAGCAGGCGCTGTGGATTGTCGCCACGATCATCGTCATCGCCCTGATTGCCACGTTACTGCTGGCCTGGCTGCTGACACGCAGCATCACCGCGCCGATCAATCAGGCGCTGAACGTGGCACGGCGAATTGCTTCGGGAGACCTCAGCGGTCGCATCGACAGCGACGGCCGGGACGAAGCGGCGCAGTTGCTCACGGCGCTGGCCGAAATGCAGGGCAATCTGCGCTCGACCATTCGCGGCATCAGCGAGTCGGCCCAACAACTGGCCTCCGCCGCCGAGGAAATGAGTTCGGTGATGGAACAGAGCACCCGCGGCCTGCAACAGCAGAACGACCAGATCGAGCAAGCCGCCACGGCGGTCACTGAAATGAGCACGGCGGTCGATGAAGTGGCCGCCAATGCGGTGTCCAGCGCCGAGGCGTCCGAAGCCTCGAACGAGGACAGCAAGCACGGGCATGTGCAGGTCAGTGAGACCATCAGTTCGATTCAGGAACTGGTCAGCGCCGTGCTCGGCGCCTCCGAACAGGCCGAGGGCCTTGCGACTCAGGCCCAGGACATCAGTAAGGTTCTGGAGGTGATTCGCGGCATCGCCGGGCAGACCAATCTGTTGGCCCTGAACGCCGCCATTGAAGCGGCGCGGGCCGGTGAGGCCGGACGCGGGTTTGCGGTAGTCGCCGACGAGGTTCGCTCGCTGGCCCAGCGCACGCAGAACTCCACCGAAGAAATCGAGCTGATGATCAGCAGCATCCAGCAAGGCACCGGAGCCACCGTCGATGCATTGCAAAACAGCGCCGAGCAGGCCAGCCAAACCCTGCGCCGTGCCAACAGCGCCGGCCATGCACTGGAGAAAATCACCGCGTCGATCTCGCAGATCAACCAGCGCAATCTGGTCATCGCCAGCGCCGCCGAGCAACAGGCGCTGGTGGCCCGGGAAGTCGACGAGAACCTGGTGACCATCCGCGATCTGTCGACCCAGACCGCTGCCGGAGCAACCCAGACGTCTGCCGCCAGTCAGGAACTGTCGCGGCTGGCCGTCGACCTCAACGGCCTAGTGACGCGTTTCGTGATCTGA